One genomic segment of Peromyscus leucopus breed LL Stock unplaced genomic scaffold, UCI_PerLeu_2.1 scaffold_430, whole genome shotgun sequence includes these proteins:
- the LOC114698877 gene encoding free fatty acid receptor 1, whose translation MALPPQLSFALYVSAFALGFPLNLMAIRGSVAHARLRLTPSLVYTLHLGCSDLLLAITLPLKAVEALASGAWPLPLPFCPIFALVHFAPLYAGGGFLAALSAGRYLGAAFPFGYQAIRRPRYSWGVCVAIWALVLCHLGLVLGLEAPGGWLDNTTSSLGINTPVNGSPVCLEAWDPNSAGPARLSFSILLFFLPLGITAFCYVGCLRALVHSGLSHKRKLRAAWVAGGALLSLLLCLGPYNASNVASFINPDLGGSWRKLGLITGAWSVVLNPLVTGYLGAGPGRGTVCMARTQGGTIQK comes from the coding sequence ATGGCCCTGCCCCCACAGCTCTCCTTCGCCCTCTACGTGTCCGCCTTCGCACTGGGCTTCCCACTGAACTTGATGGCCATCCGAGGCTCGGTGGCCCACGCGAGACTGCGCCTCAcccccagcctggtctacacgctCCACCTGGGTTGCTCTGACCTCCTCCTGGCCATCACTCTGCCCCTGAAGGCCGTGGAGGCCCTGGCTTCCGGGGCCtggcccctgcccctccccttctgcCCAATCTTCGCTTTGGTCCACTTTGCTCCACTCTACGCAGGTGGAGGCTTCCTGGCTGCCCTCAGTGCTGGCCGCTACCTGGGGGCCGCCTTCCCGTTCGGGTACCAAGCCATTCGAAGGCCCCGCTATTCCTGGGGCGTGTGTGTGGCTATTTGGGCCCTTGTCCTCTGCCACCTGGGCCTGGTCCTTGGCTTAGAGGCCCCTGGAGGCTGGCTGGACAACACCACCAGTTCCCTGGGAATCAACACACCTGTGAATGGTTCCCCGGTCTGCCTGGAAGCATGGGATCCCAACTCTGCCGGCCCCGCccgcctcagtttctccatcctgCTCTTCTTTCTGCCCTTGGGCATCACTGCCTTCTGCTATGTGGGCTGCCTCCGGGCCCTGGTCCACTCAGGTCTGAGCCACAAGCGGAAGCTCAGGGCAGCTTGGGTGGCCGGAGGCGCCCTTCTCTCACTCCTGCTCTGCTTAGGCCCCTACAATGCCTCCAATGTGGCTAGCTTCATAAACCCGGACCTAGGAGGCTCCTGGAGGAAGCTGGGGCTCATCACAGGGGCCTGGAGTGTGGTGCTCAACCCATTGGTCACCGGCTACTTGGGAGCAGGTCCCGGCCGCGGGACAGTGTGTATGGCAAGGACCCAAGGAGGAACAATTCAGAAGTAG